The Jiangella alba genome includes the window GACGCCCTCGCCGACGACGCCGCCGAGCGGCTGCACGGCCGCGAGCCCACGCCCGAGCGCGTCATCACCGACAGCATGCTCGAGGCCGACATCCAGAAGGCGCTCGAGGCGCTGCCGCCCGACTTCCGGGCCGCCGTCGTGCTGTGCGACATCGAGGGCCTGTCCTACGAGGAGATCGCGGCCACGCTGGGCATCAAGCTCGGCACCGTCCGCAGCCGCATCCACCGTGGCCGCGCCCAGCTGCGGGCCGCGCTCGACCACCGTGCGCCCGACGACGCCAGCGCGCTCAGCGTCGGCGAGCACGAGGCCGAGGCGCCGCGTGAACACGGAGACTCCGCATGAAACACCTCGACGAGCGGATCAGCGACCTCGTCGATGACCGCCTCGAACACCACGAACGCGACCGCGCCCTGGTCCACCTGACGGTGTGCGAGCAGTGCCGCGAGGCCGTCGAGCTCGAACGCGACGCCCGCAACGCGCTGCGCTCGCTGCCGGCCATGGCGCCGTCCGACAAGCTGGTCGCCAGCCTGCTGGCGCTGGCCGAGCCCGGCGAGCCGCTGCCGCCCGCCGGGCCGGCGTCGGCCACGCAGCCCGCCCCCGTGGCGGCGTGGCGTCCGCGCGACTCCCGGCCGCCGTCCGGCCCGTCCGGCTCGCGTCCCAGCGGGCGCGCCAGCCGCCGGGTCCGCGCCGTCCGCGTCGTCGCGCTGGGCATGTGCACCACCGGCGCCATGCTCATCCTGCTGGCCTCGCTCGGCGGCACCGGCAACCCGCCGGGCAGCCCCGACACCCCGGTCAGCGTGGTGCCGCCGCTCGAGCAGTTCACCGTCGAGCACGCCCGCTCCACCGGTGGACTGCCGTTCGTCGAGCCGGCGTCGCTGCTGGTCACCACCGACAGCTCCACGGGAGACGGCTGGTGAGCTTGGGCAACCGCGTCGGGCACGGCAGGACCGGCGGGTTGGCCGCCCTGGTCGTGCCGGTCCTGGCCATGCCCCTGATCGTCGGCGCGCTGGCGGTGTTCGTGCAGGCGGTCCCGGCCTCCTCGCGCGACGTCGGCGACGACCCACGGGCGGTCCAGCTGCTCCGGCAGTCGGCCGAGGCCGGAGAGCACGTCTCCTACAGCGGCACCCAGTACGTCTCCACCTGGTCGGCGCTGACCCAGTCCGGCGCGGCCACCAGCGCCGTCGTCCAGGTCCAGCATGCGGCCGGCGGCCAGACCTCGATCAGCCTGCACGACCGCCAGGCGGCCATCCTCGACGGCCGCACCACGTCGCGGTGGCTGGCCGGCGACGACCCCGCCGACCTCCTGCTCGGCGCCTACACCGTCCGGCTGGTCGGCGCCGAGTCCGTCGCCGGGCGCCCCACCGACATCGTCGTGGCCTACCGCGGCGACGGCTCGATCGCGGCGAAGCTGTGGCTCGACCGCGAGACCGCGCTGCCGCTGCGCCGAGAGTCCTACACCAGCGACGGCTACACGCTGTCGGCCAGCGCGTTCGTGACCATCGCCGTCGGCGCGGCGGCCAACTGCTGCAAGGCCGGCGACGGCGTCGGGCCGGCCGCCACCTACGACGACACCGCCTCCATGCTGCGCTGGGACGACATCGAGCAGCTGCGCGAAGACGGCTGGCACTGCCCGAGCTCGCTCGGCGAGGGCCTCGACCTCTACGAGGCGCGGCGGGTCGGCGACGCCATCCAGCTCAGCTATTCCGACGGCGTCATGACGGTGTCGGTGTTCGAGCAGGCCGGGTGGCTCGACCCCGACCAGCTCGACGGCTACGGCACCGCCGACTACGAGGGCGGCGTCGTCTACACCCGCCCCGGCCCGCCGGCCCGGCTCACCTGGTCCAGCGACGGCCGCGTCATCACCGTGGTCGCCGAGGCGCCGCTCGACGCCGTCCGCGACCTGCTGAAGAACCTCCCGCCCGACCCCGCCGCCACCCACGAGGAGAAGGACGACGGCTTCCTCGACCGCAT containing:
- the sigE gene encoding RNA polymerase sigma factor SigE, encoding MDVALVPTSRVEEGPRVADVETWTPPSWEEIVREHSGRVYRLAYRLTGNAHDAEDLTQDVFVRVFRSLSSYTPGTFEGWLHRITTNLFLDSVRRKQRIRFDALADDAAERLHGREPTPERVITDSMLEADIQKALEALPPDFRAAVVLCDIEGLSYEEIAATLGIKLGTVRSRIHRGRAQLRAALDHRAPDDASALSVGEHEAEAPREHGDSA
- a CDS encoding anti-sigma factor family protein, encoding MKHLDERISDLVDDRLEHHERDRALVHLTVCEQCREAVELERDARNALRSLPAMAPSDKLVASLLALAEPGEPLPPAGPASATQPAPVAAWRPRDSRPPSGPSGSRPSGRASRRVRAVRVVALGMCTTGAMLILLASLGGTGNPPGSPDTPVSVVPPLEQFTVEHARSTGGLPFVEPASLLVTTDSSTGDGW
- a CDS encoding sigma-E factor regulatory protein RseB domain-containing protein, producing MSLGNRVGHGRTGGLAALVVPVLAMPLIVGALAVFVQAVPASSRDVGDDPRAVQLLRQSAEAGEHVSYSGTQYVSTWSALTQSGAATSAVVQVQHAAGGQTSISLHDRQAAILDGRTTSRWLAGDDPADLLLGAYTVRLVGAESVAGRPTDIVVAYRGDGSIAAKLWLDRETALPLRRESYTSDGYTLSASAFVTIAVGAAANCCKAGDGVGPAATYDDTASMLRWDDIEQLREDGWHCPSSLGEGLDLYEARRVGDAIQLSYSDGVMTVSVFEQAGWLDPDQLDGYGTADYEGGVVYTRPGPPARLTWSSDGRVITVVAEAPLDAVRDLLKNLPPDPAATHEEKDDGFLDRISRGAQRVGSWFNPFD